Within Saccharomyces paradoxus chromosome X, complete sequence, the genomic segment AAACGTTCCgcaaaattattaaatttAACCAATATCACGACCTTTTTATGGTcatatttcctttttttaataggATCATAGCGCACGGTGAAGTGACTAAACATGATTCAAGAACCTTGAGCAAAGCCTTAACTCCGGCGTTATGTAAGGAAAAACTTTCCATTATGACTAACGATCGTTTGGCTATTGGATCGAGATATATTAAGAATCTATTGGACTTTTTCCCCGAAATTACAAAGGAAATATCATCACCTTTGTCATCCGTATCGTCGTCTACTACCATTCCTGTTTTACCTAAACCAAGGAAGTCGTCACCAACCAGATACAGTGAACTAGGTTGTTTAACCCTTCCCAGAAGTAGAAGCCCTAGCCCACAAAGATCTGTTACGTCTCCAATGTATACACCTGTTGCATTACAAAATACACCAGTTTTGAAACCCAAGTCATCAAACAGAAATGTTTCATCCCCATCATTCAATACCAAACCCCCCCCTCCTATTAAAGTGATTACACGACCACAATTGTCTCTAACCTCCAGTCCTAATACCGATCTGACTCTAGCTTCTTCTACAGATACGTTATCCTCGCCAACAAAGACCGCGTCAGCCGACTCACTTCCATTGAGTAATAGCAGCACCGATTTAACGATATCGGATACTATTAAAGAAATGGTTAAGGACGAGCCAGTGAAGGACAAAAGTTCTGCGGAAACAGATATATTTGTTCAACAATTTGAAAGTTTAACACTTGTCCAAAACGCAAAGATCAAGAAATTCGACAAAGAATTacaggaaaagaagaagaaaaatgaaactaCTTCGAAGACAGCAGATAAATTCTCTCAGAAGGGATATTCGGATATTAAAGCAGGCAACAAGGTTAGCAGGCTAGCTGCATTGTACGAAGAACGTTTACAAGGTTTACAAGTAATGAATGaaatgaaacaaaagtGGTAACTTACATAATTGTATCTTTTTAACACATACATATTGCATATACGACAACAAATACCCCCCCTCTTGAGATAAACCGTAGTTTAAGCTGTCGCGCTTCTCGTgtataatattatatatcaAACAATATTACGTTTTTTTgattaataaataaataaataaggTTATTTGCATCGTCTATATGCAGAGTCTATAGAATTGTGTAAGCCAGTTTATGACTGTAAAAGCAGGCTCTCATTTTAGGTAATATCTCTTTTGGATTTATTCGCCTCTTCGTATATTACCAATATGATTGATTGCTGAACCggctttgaaaaaatcaatctGATCTTTGGACATGGTATGCTTTGCCTTGATGATGAACGAATCGCGATTTGGTTTAGTAACCTTAACATCAATTTCACCACCGTTGTTGCCATCTTTAGCGATCATGTCAACTAGGTTCAACGTTTCCAAAACATCTCCGcttgaaattttatcaTAATCAGATTCGTTGGCAAAAGTCAATGGCAACATACCTTGTTTCTTCAAGTTTGTCTCGTGAATTCTTGCAAAAGACTTAACTAAAAGAATTTCGCCACCAAGGAATCTTGGTGATAAAGCCGCATGTTCTCTTGCGGAACCTTCACCATAGTTATGTTCTGCTACTACGGTCCATGGCCTATCATCGGACTTccatttcatcatcaaaccAGGGATATCATATTCAGTTCCGTCAAGGTCATATGCTGTGTTGACTTCACcggtttctttgttttgaGCACCGATTAGTGTATTgtaagaaatattttctaaatgGCCCTTATATTTCAGCCAAACGCCCGCAGCGGAAATATGATCCGTTGTACACTTGCCTTCAACCTTCAAAAGCACatttgttttcaattctttgcCATTCCAAGGTTTGAATGGTTCCAATAATTGTAAACGATCAGAATTAGGGTCGACTTTGATCTCTACGCTGCTATCAGGTTTTGGATCCATGTCAGGATAAAACTTGTCCCTACCGTGTTCAAAGCCTCTTTTTGGTAACTCATCACCCTTCGGTGGCtggaatttgaaattctcCCCGTTTGGTAATTTAATTGAGTCCGTTAATGGATTGAATTGAGCATCTCCAGAATAGCTCATTGCTGTTACTATTTCTGGGGATGTTAAGAAATTCATCGTATTCCTATTACCATCATTTCTAGCTCTAAAGTTTCTATTGAATGATGTGAAAATAGTGTTTGTTTCTTTCGAAGTTTTTGAGACGTCTTCCCTGTTCCATTGTCCAATACAAGGACCGCATGCATTTGCCAAAACTTTGGCGCCGTTTTCTTGGAAAATGTCAATGATACCATCTCTTTCCAAAGTAGCTCTAATTTGTTCTGAACCAGGGGTCACAAAAAATGGGATACGTGGTTTCAACCCAGCTTTGGAAGCTTGTTTGACCAAGTCGACGACACGACTCATGTCTTGATAAGACGAATTAGTACAGGATCCAATCAAACCAGCACTAACCTTTTGTGGCCAGTTTTCctttaaacttttttcagCATATTGAGATATCGGGGTGGACAAGTCGGGCGTAAATGGGCCATTAACATGAGGTTCAATTGCGGATAAATCGActtcaataactttatcATACTGAGCATCTTGGTCGGCTCTTAAGAAACCAAACTTGTTCAAAGCAACATCTGCTGCTTCAGCCACTTCTGCTCTGTTAGTTGCTTGCAAATAACGCTTGTGAGCTTCTTGGTAAGGAAAAGTTGATGTTGTAGCACCAACTTCAGCTCCCATATTACAGATGGTTGCCATACCTGTGCAAGATAGAGTAGATACACCTTCGCCGAAGTATTCAATGATATAACCGGTACCACCTCTGACAGTTAGCAAACCAGCGAGCTTCGTAATTACGTCCTTAGGAGTGGACCATCCGTTTAGTTTTCCAGTCAATTTTACACCTAAAATTTTTGGCGCTTTTAATTCCCATGGTGTGCCTGTGAGGGCATCGACTGCATCTGCACCACCAACACCAATGGCAATAGCTCCTAGACCTCCTGCATTTGGTGTATGAGAATCGGTACCTAGCATCATTAGACCTGGGGCTGaaaagttttccaaaacaaTTTGGTGAATGATACCAGAACCTGGGCCCCAGAACTGAATACCATATCTCTTAGCGCAACTCTccaagaaatcaaaaaccTCTTGGTTCGTAGCTATGGAGGAGGGTAAATCTTTGGCTTCACCGTCCTTACCTACAATTAAATGATCACAATGTATAGATGCTGGGACTGATGTTTGATTTAAGCCGGTAGTCATGAACTGTAGAAGCGCCATTTGGGCAGAAGCGTCCTGCATAGCCACACGATCTGGGTTCAGTTTCAAGTATTTATTACCACGGATGGTGGACAGGTCAGAAGAAGTGATTGATTCCTCAGGATCGCAAAGGTGTGagtataaaattttttccgCTAGTGTCAAGGGGGCATTGTTTGTTATTTGTTTAATCTTGTCTAGGTTAGTTAAAAGTTTAGCGTAGGGAGGCActtttgtttgaaatttcttggATACAGAGGGGAACATGTTGGCATGTGTTGCCAAATGCCTCTTTATATAAAACTTATTAGCAGAAGATAGCATCGAGCCTTTTGCGTATtgcttttgaagttttACGTTTAAGGTAAGCTGAGAATTGTTATTTTACAAGTGTGCAAATCGAATAATTTGgaaagatgaaattatttCAGTTTATATACATGTTTGACGCCATACCATCTATTGAACAAATAATTCACGATGTGAGAGCTGTATAATATTGTGGAACTTTGtatatattgaaaaaaatttccagtGGAATTTTACTCGCGATGACTCAAGAgcgtgaaaaaaaaaaaaaaaaataaaaaaaataaaagaaactacctattgaaaaataggaggaaaaaagttaaataTGCTTCCAATCGGATTTGAACCGATGATCTCCACATTACTAGTGTGGCGCCTTACCAACTTGGCCATAGAAGCTATATTTGTTGTTCCTTCCCTACATTGTAGGGGCCTATGTCGCACCAAAATTTTACTAAGCAAAGCATCACCAAGCAATGCTGAAAAGAGGATCGATAACACGATAATTCGCAGAATGTAGAGAATACAATGCATCCATACACTGCTCTGATGCAGTGGCAAAGATACAAAAATAGCATCCTGAGCACCCCGTTGATATCCTTTCCAAAGTAGCAGAAGTTATCGCTAGGGGAGctgttgttttttcttgtcaTTCTAGGCTGGATTTCCAGCGGAATATCGCGGAGAACAACTCGCGATATTGTACTATCCCTTGGAACAGGTCAAGGCAAAGGTGCTAAGGAAACTAGGCTTATTCACTGGAGCGTATAGCCGCCACATACTATTTCATTTGGTACAGCACCTTTAGAGAAAGAACAGTCTGTATCCATCAATTAGTAGTATCAAGGGCTTGCCTTGCCAATATGTATTATGTGAGACTTGCGGAACttaatagaaaaataattgTTAAAGCATTAAGTAACTGTGCGACTTCTCTTTCGTGGATTCTTAAAGCCCTTGACGAAAGTCTTTAGATTACTCTATATATCCAATATACCTTTCATTTTATGAAGAATTCTGTCTCAAAACACCCAACAGCGACCTTCAAGTGTCACTGAGTCTCATATTATTTCACTCTGCCCTCTTATATATTGTTAATGAAGTCGGGACAGCTCACTGACTGAACGGCGAATAGTGGCTCCCGGGAAGCTGAGTGTTGTAAACTCGCCGCCTCTGTTGAGTAAATCGTAAGCTGTTAAGGCCGCATCACGAGTAATAAGTTGCCAGTTTGGCCTGCTATCGCTGTACTCTATGGTAAAAAGATAGTTTCTAGTAGAAGACGAGTCATATTCGTAGACAAGCACTGCTGGATACTCTTCTCTATCAAGACGTAAAGCGTATTTGTAATTTCTAAGTTCGCCAATCCAGATTTCAGATGCAACACTCATTGTCCTTGCTATGCAATGCTGACATTCCATGCATTCGGTTTCTCCCTTTCTTCACcataactttttttttattgttggCCTGCATTTCCAATTGTCTTACACAGCAATTACGAATCGCGGGTAATGGCACCAAGCTGCCTATCTTTCCTTCACTGCTGTCACGTTTGGTACATAGAATGTCCTGTAATAACGTCGTATTTTCTACTAGTTCGGATTCGCGTTGCGTGATCCTGTGCCCCTTCAAAAGATAGGCCGCAAGCTTTTTACAAGACTTTGTGCACGTCAATTCAGAGGCCGAATATTCTATTCATTACTACGATTCAAGTTTGGTCTTGAAGTCCTCTTCACTATGGAGCTAGGTTGTTAACAAGAGGTTTCCGCTGATTCTCTGCTGggacaagaaaaatagtAGAAGCGGCAGTAGCCAAAAACAATAAGAACCTAGCAAGCAGGGAAGCCCATCTACGCGGCATTTCCGCACCCCCTTGTATACCTTAAGCGTTTACGTACCTAATAGCCTACGcataaatatatgtatgACACTGAATCAATAGAAAGCCAGggctcttttcttttctcacTTCGTTATTGTATTCCCTTTTCACTATGGGTAAAATCGTCCTAAAGTGGGGCGCTCACGATATCGCCGCAGCAACAGccgttttttttgtttttttgcGCTGCTTCTCGAAGAATAAATGGCacactgaaaaattttgattcaTCGATATAAAGAGCACTGTTCTCTTCGATGGCATCCGACCAATAAAGTTATTTTCAGTACAACCGAATTAGTGATAGCtggtagaagaagaagatgagaTTTTCGCACTTCTTGAAGTACAACGCTGTCCCAGAATGGCAGAACCATTATATGGATTACAGCGATCTGAAAAATCTCATTTATACGTTACAGACAGATGAGCTTCAGGTTGGCGATAACGAAGAGGGAATTGGCGCAGGAAAGAGCTCTAACATTACAGACAGGTTCAAGAACAAGTTTTCCTTTAAAAATGTAAAGGAAGACACGTCTTCTGGTATGAACAAAGATGCGGGCATCGTTGAAGAAACCATCGAGTTGCGGGAATTGCCTACTGCTCAGACGGTCGCTGCCAAACCTTCACCCTTCagaaaaatgaaggaaaagatATTTTATAAAAGAAGATCCTCTTCCGCATCGTCCGTCTCTTCCACGGCTAACGAGAATCCGCAATTGAACACTTATGACACGTTCGTTGGTGATTTGACGGCTGAAAAACTGAAAGTAGATGATTTTTATAAGAGGACAGAAACGAAGTTCTacgaaaaatttgatgcTTTGGTGAAAgacttgaagaaaatcgGGGTGATAGAATACGATATCGACGATGATACTCTTTTCAACGAACCGATTGCTAGCACAAATGACGAAGTTCCTCCACTGGACTTGGATGATGACGAGGACGACGACGAATTCTACGATGATCAATCTAATATTGAAGATAATACCGCTTTGTTGCATCATTCGCAATATAATATCAAGTCTCAGAAAAAATCACTGTTGAAGAAGTCGATCGTGAACCTATATATCGACCTTTGCCAATTGAAATCGTTCATCGAATTGAACCGCATTGGGTTTGCCAAAATCACGAAGAAATCAGACAAGGTTCTTCATTTGAATACGAGAGCCGAATTGATCGAATCGGAACAGTTTTTCAAGGACACATATGCATTCCAGGCAGAAACAATCGAAACATtaaatttcaagatttcTCAACTGGTGACTTTCTATGCGCGCATCACTGACCAGCCTCATAACATCTCGCATAGCAAACAAGAGTTGAAATCCTATCTGCATGATCACATTGTCTGGGAAAGAAGTAACACTTGGAAAGACATGTTAGGGCTGCTATCGCAAGCAGACGAGTTAACGCCAAAGGAAACAGAATATAATGCAAACAAATTGGTAGGCAAGCTAGATCTGGAATATTACAGATGGCCACTACCCAGGCGGATAAACTTAAAATTCACTAGCATAAACAACGTTGCGATACCGAAgttatttttcactaaGAAAGCATACAAGATTTACTTTATTATCTTAGTCACAGGGCTTCTTTTGGGAATTAAGACCTTCAACGACGCTGCTCAGCACCGCTGCATGGCCCTTGTCGAGTGTGTCGCGTTTCTGTGGGCTAGCGAGGCCATCCCATTACACATTACAGCATTTCTTGTGCCTCTACTTGTGGTTCTTTTCAAAGTCCTGAAGACGTCCGACGGCGCCATAATGGGTGCTGCAAGTGCTTCATCAGAAATTTTGGCCGCCATGTGGTCTTCTACGATTATGATTCTGCTGGCAGGTTTTACTTTGGGTGAAGTTCTTGCACAATATAACATCGCCAAAGTTCTTGCCTCGTGGTTGTTGGCGTTTGCCGGTTGTAAACCTAGAAACGTCCTCTTAATGGCAATGTGTGTGGTGTTTTTCCTATCAATGTGGATATCCAACGTCGCAGCACCTGTTCTGACATATTCGTTGTTATCGCCCCTATTGGATGTCATGGATGCGGATAGTCCATTCGCCCAGGCATTGGTGCTAGGTGTAGCATTGGCTGCTAATATTGGTGGTATGTCTTCACCAATTTCCTCCCCTCAAAACATCATTTCCATGTCGTACTTGAAACCGTATGGTATTGGCTGGGGACAATTCTTTGCTGTTGCATTGCCATCCGGTATCTTGGCCATGCTTTTGGTTTGGATTTTATTGTTCACTACtttcaaaatgaataaGACgaaattggaaaaatttaagCCTATTAAGACAAGATTTACCATAAAGCAGTATTATATCATTGCTGTCACTGTAGCCACTATCTTGTTGTGGTGTGTGGAAAGTCAGATTGAAGGTGCCTTTGGGTCATCAGGTCAAATTGCCATTATCCCCATCGTTCTGTTTTTTGGTACTGGATTACTATCAACACAAGATTTAAATGCCTTCCCATGGTCAATTGTTATTCTAGCAATGGGAGGTATCGCCTTAGGGAAGGCCGTTTCATCGTCCGGTTTGCTGTCAACTATTGCAAAAGCattacaaaagaaaattgagaaTGATGGGGTTTTTGCCATTTTATGTATTTTCGGTATCCTGATGTTGGTTGTGGGTACTTTTGTCTCTCATACAGTGTCTGCGATTATCATCATTCCCTTAGTCCAAGAGGTTGGTGATAAGCTTGACAATCCCAAAGCTGCCCCTATCCTTGTTTTTGGCTGTGCATTATTGTCATCCTGTGGTATGGGATTAGCATCATCCGGGTTCCCTAATGTCACTGCCATTTCTAAAGTAGATAGAAAGGGGGATCGCTATTTAAGTGTAATGACGTTTTTGACGAGGGGTGTTCCAGCTTCTATTTTGGCTTTCCTATGTGTCATTACTCTAGGTTATGGTATCATGGCATCCGTCGTCAAGGGTAATGCTACCTCCGCGTAAAAGCAATGTTTACGAAGGAATGTAACAACAGGTATATAATTTATATGTATTTGATTGATTCAGCACATCTGCTGTGCAGTTTtacatttgaaaaaaggtaATCCCTCTGTTGTAATTAGTTAgttttcattattcttATAAGCTAAgagattgaaaatttttccatcttCCTTGAAATTTTAGTCGGTTCGtggaaaaataatattacgTATGGAAGAAGtgcaagaaattgaaaatttggacTACTAAAGAATAAAGGGAGGAAAAACCTGCAGAACGTTGTTGATTCAATTGAAGGTTTCTTCATTCGAAAATGGGTTCTTCAGATGTTTCAAGTCGTGAAAGTTCTTTGGTTTATAATGAAGATCCCGAATTTCCCGATGGCACAACACCATGTGATCGGTTAGGAGTGGACTTGATGAATGTTCTTGATGGCAAGGATGAAATAAAACAAGGACCAGCTCCAGTATCAGATCGTGAAATAGAGGGTACAGAATCTGATACTTCCGCAGTGTCTTCATTTGCTAGCGCTAATGAATTGATAGCTGAGCCAAACGCTGGAAGCGAGACCAATCTGGAGGCTAATGTCCAAGAGGGAAGACGTGCCTTAGAGAAACAAAGAGAGATGGTTGCTAGATTgatagaagaaaacaaagaagcACAAAAAGAGGGTGATAAAGTCTGTATTGTCCCCAAGGTTTGGtatgataaattttttgaccCCGATGTTACCGATCCTGAAGATATAGGCCCTATTAATACACGCATGATTTGCAGGGACTTTGAAAATTTCGTGCTTGAGGATTACAACAGATGCCCGTACCTATCTATTGCTGAGCctgttttcaattttctgTCAGAAACTTACGGCATGACAAGTGGCTCCTACCCAGTGGTGACTAATTTGGTTATAAATCAAAGCACAGGAGAATTAGAGACAGAGTACAATAAATGGTTTTTCAGGCTACACTATCTGACGGAAAAACAAGACGTGAGGAAGAGAAGGCATAGCCAGGACGATGCAGTAATGTATCTCTCGATGTCTGCGTTGGATTTAGTACGTGACTTGGTTGAAAAGAGTATGAatttattctttgaaaaggCTGATCATTTAGACGTGAATGCAGTGGATTTTAAAATTTGGTTCGTGTCAGAGGGATCTGATATTGTCACAGATAGCAACGTTAGTAGTGTTTTGAATACTGCATATGAAATAACTCCACTTCAATTCCTTGAGCTAccgataaaaaaattgttaaCACCAGGCATGTTCGAAAATCGTTTGGACAAGATAACTTCAAATCCAAGCGATCTAGTTATAGAAACTAAACCTATAGAAGGCAATTCCCACTGGCCCTCAAACTACTTTGCTTATAACAAACTTGAGCCAGCTTCAGGAATTACTGGTTTGGTCAATTTGGGGAATACATGTTACATGAATTCTGCGTTGCAATGCCTTGTGCATATCCCGCAGTTGCGTGATTATTTCCTTTATGATGGTTATGAAGGCGAAATAAACGAAGAAAATCCTCTTGGATACCACGGTTACGTGGCTAGGGCATTTAGTGATTTGGTTCAAAAGTTGTTCCAAAACAGACTGAGCGTAATACAAAGAAATTCTGCTTTTCCCCCTTCAATGTTCAAATCCACTGTTGGACACTTCAATTCGATGTTTTCGGGTTATATGCAACAGGATTCTCAAGAATTTTTAGCCTTCCTGTTAGACAGTTTGCATGAAGATTTgaataggataatgaagaaggaatACATAGAGAAACCGTCATTATCTCCTGGTGATGACGTGAATGATTGGAATGTGGTCAAGAAATTGGCAGATGATACCTGGAAGATGcatttaaaaagaaattgttcGGTTATAACGGATTTATTTGTCGGGATGTACAAATCAACGCTATACTGTCCTGAATGTCAAAATGTTTCTATAACGTTTGATCCGTATAATGATGTTACACTGCCGCTTCCAGTCGATACAGTGTGGGGTAAAACTGTAAAGATTTTTCCCATGAACTCTCCACcacttcttcttgaagTTGAGCTAAGCAAATCGTCCACTTATATTGACTTGAAGAATTGTGTTGGTAAAATGTCGGGCCTAGATCCAAATACACTATTTGGCTGTGAGATTTTCAGTAATCAAGTCTATGTTAACTATGAGTCGACAGAATCCAATGCTCAATTTCTAACCTTGCAAGAATTGATCAAACCTGCTGACgatgttattttttatgaATTACCGGTAACCgataaaaatgaagtaATTGTTCCTGTATTGAATActagaattgaaaaaggctACAGGAATGCGATGTTATTTGGAGttcctttctttattaCGTTAACAGAAAATGAACTGGATAACCCAGGTGCAATAAGAAtgaaattacaaaaaaggTTTGTCCATTTGAGTGGTGGATATATCCCATTTTCTGAGCCTGTGGGGGATCGGGTCGATTTTgcagaaaattttccattATTAGTAGAAAAGTATCCAAATATTAAACTTGACCAATATAAAGATATATTGCAGTATACGTCCAATAAGGCAACTGATAAGGATAAATCCTATTTTTCCATCAAGGTTCTGCCTgtagaaaaagaacagcAATCCGTTGGTAGCAACCGAACACTGCCAAACTTCTGGACCCCCTTCTCCCAGTTAAACTTTGATAAAGCTACAGATATAGATGATAAATTGGAAGGTGTAGTAAGAGATATCTACAACTATTCATCCTTAGTGGATCCTGACGAAGGAATCCCTATGCAAGTGGACGACGAGGGGGAGATTGAGCTTAGTGAAGCAGAGAGTCCTTCTAAACCCTTCAAATTggaagatgaggaagaaaacaaagaagtGGCAACAAATAATGAGAATGTAAATAATACTACTGACCGAGATGAAGATATGGAACTAACAGATGACATTGAGGAAGATGCGAGCACAGAGCCAGAATCAATGGATAAACCAGAAGTTTCGAATAAAACCAAGGATAGTTTGACTACCACTCTACCTGCGATTCTTTCTAGGaatgatattattgtttGTGAGTGGGGCGAAGTAGCTTCAAATGAGGCTTTCTCCGACGATAAAATATATAACTGGGAGAATCCAGCTACTTTGCCTAATAGCGAGTTGGAAGTCGCGAAGTTAGAAAGATCTAATGCTAAGGAAAGGACCATAACCCTAGACGATTGTCTCCAATTATTCTC encodes:
- the ECM25 gene encoding Ecm25p (similar to YJL201W), giving the protein MIDINVNNIFFRSYSVDPNSGHAIYVFDSTYLPASDEIGDKQVYDLLINALMDRLVMKLPQAPYSLVIFSSGFSQRKISWVYGIKMFAKLPKETKYYLQKIFIVHESFFVRSVYQVVSNAMNFNFLDSKDSQHDFPSLVHVLDLTSLSELIDITRLRISLNVYLYDYQIREHINVPEEYYNRLTPLAIRQYRQLVFDKIFKKLQSEALLCELIFQKPGNYKKVNIFLDIIKRNNYIDLSQWDIYSLASVWLNYFIKNKAKPLIPIELIPLPIVDDLKFTSETFRKIIKFNQYHDLFMVIFPFFNRIIAHGEVTKHDSRTLSKALTPALCKEKLSIMTNDRLAIGSRYIKNLLDFFPEITKEISSPLSSVSSSTTIPVLPKPRKSSPTRYSELGCLTLPRSRSPSPQRSVTSPMYTPVALQNTPVLKPKSSNRNVSSPSFNTKPPPPIKVITRPQLSLTSSPNTDLTLASSTDTLSSPTKTASADSLPLSNSSTDLTISDTIKEMVKDEPVKDKSSAETDIFVQQFESLTLVQNAKIKKFDKELQEKKKKNETTSKTADKFSQKGYSDIKAGNKVSRLAALYEERLQGLQVMNEMKQKW
- the ACO2 gene encoding aconitate hydratase ACO2 (mitochondrial aconitase isozyme~similar to YJL200C), with translation MLSSANKFYIKRHLATHANMFPSVSKKFQTKVPPYAKLLTNLDKIKQITNNAPLTLAEKILYSHLCDPEESITSSDLSTIRGNKYLKLNPDRVAMQDASAQMALLQFMTTGLNQTSVPASIHCDHLIVGKDGEAKDLPSSIATNQEVFDFLESCAKRYGIQFWGPGSGIIHQIVLENFSAPGLMMLGTDSHTPNAGGLGAIAIGVGGADAVDALTGTPWELKAPKILGVKLTGKLNGWSTPKDVITKLAGLLTVRGGTGYIIEYFGEGVSTLSCTGMATICNMGAEVGATTSTFPYQEAHKRYLQATNRAEVAEAADVALNKFGFLRADQDAQYDKVIEVDLSAIEPHVNGPFTPDLSTPISQYAEKSLKENWPQKVSAGLIGSCTNSSYQDMSRVVDLVKQASKAGLKPRIPFFVTPGSEQIRATLERDGIIDIFQENGAKVLANACGPCIGQWNREDVSKTSKETNTIFTSFNRNFRARNDGNRNTMNFLTSPEIVTAMSYSGDAQFNPLTDSIKLPNGENFKFQPPKGDELPKRGFEHGRDKFYPDMDPKPDSSVEIKVDPNSDRLQLLEPFKPWNGKELKTNVLLKVEGKCTTDHISAAGVWLKYKGHLENISYNTLIGAQNKETGEVNTAYDLDGTEYDIPGLMMKWKSDDRPWTVVAEHNYGEGSAREHAALSPRFLGGEILLVKSFARIHETNLKKQGMLPLTFANESDYDKISSGDVLETLNLVDMIAKDGNNGGEIDVKVTKPNRDSFIIKAKHTMSKDQIDFFKAGSAINHIGNIRRGE
- the MBB1 gene encoding Mbb1p — translated: MSVASEIWIGELRNYKYALRLDREEYPAVLVYEYDSSSTRNYLFTIEYSDSRPNWQLITRDAALTAYDLLNRGGEFTTLSFPGATIRRSVSELSRLH
- the PHO90 gene encoding SPX domain-containing inorganic phosphate transporter (Low-affinity phosphate transporter~similar to YJL198W): MRFSHFLKYNAVPEWQNHYMDYSDLKNLIYTLQTDELQVGDNEEGIGAGKSSNITDRFKNKFSFKNVKEDTSSGMNKDAGIVEETIELRELPTAQTVAAKPSPFRKMKEKIFYKRRSSSASSVSSTANENPQLNTYDTFVGDLTAEKLKVDDFYKRTETKFYEKFDALVKDLKKIGVIEYDIDDDTLFNEPIASTNDEVPPLDLDDDEDDDEFYDDQSNIEDNTALLHHSQYNIKSQKKSLLKKSIVNLYIDLCQLKSFIELNRIGFAKITKKSDKVLHLNTRAELIESEQFFKDTYAFQAETIETLNFKISQLVTFYARITDQPHNISHSKQELKSYLHDHIVWERSNTWKDMLGLLSQADELTPKETEYNANKLVGKLDLEYYRWPLPRRINLKFTSINNVAIPKLFFTKKAYKIYFIILVTGLLLGIKTFNDAAQHRCMALVECVAFLWASEAIPLHITAFLVPLLVVLFKVLKTSDGAIMGAASASSEILAAMWSSTIMILLAGFTLGEVLAQYNIAKVLASWLLAFAGCKPRNVLLMAMCVVFFLSMWISNVAAPVLTYSLLSPLLDVMDADSPFAQALVLGVALAANIGGMSSPISSPQNIISMSYLKPYGIGWGQFFAVALPSGILAMLLVWILLFTTFKMNKTKLEKFKPIKTRFTIKQYYIIAVTVATILLWCVESQIEGAFGSSGQIAIIPIVLFFGTGLLSTQDLNAFPWSIVILAMGGIALGKAVSSSGLLSTIAKALQKKIENDGVFAILCIFGILMLVVGTFVSHTVSAIIIIPLVQEVGDKLDNPKAAPILVFGCALLSSCGMGLASSGFPNVTAISKVDRKGDRYLSVMTFLTRGVPASILAFLCVITLGYGIMASVVKGNATSA
- the UBP12 gene encoding putative ubiquitin-specific protease UBP12 (Ubiquitin-specific protease~similar to YJL197W) produces the protein MGSSDVSSRESSLVYNEDPEFPDGTTPCDRLGVDLMNVLDGKDEIKQGPAPVSDREIEGTESDTSAVSSFASANELIAEPNAGSETNLEANVQEGRRALEKQREMVARLIEENKEAQKEGDKVCIVPKVWYDKFFDPDVTDPEDIGPINTRMICRDFENFVLEDYNRCPYLSIAEPVFNFLSETYGMTSGSYPVVTNLVINQSTGELETEYNKWFFRLHYLTEKQDVRKRRHSQDDAVMYLSMSALDLVRDLVEKSMNLFFEKADHLDVNAVDFKIWFVSEGSDIVTDSNVSSVLNTAYEITPLQFLELPIKKLLTPGMFENRLDKITSNPSDLVIETKPIEGNSHWPSNYFAYNKLEPASGITGLVNLGNTCYMNSALQCLVHIPQLRDYFLYDGYEGEINEENPLGYHGYVARAFSDLVQKLFQNRLSVIQRNSAFPPSMFKSTVGHFNSMFSGYMQQDSQEFLAFLLDSLHEDLNRIMKKEYIEKPSLSPGDDVNDWNVVKKLADDTWKMHLKRNCSVITDLFVGMYKSTLYCPECQNVSITFDPYNDVTLPLPVDTVWGKTVKIFPMNSPPLLLEVELSKSSTYIDLKNCVGKMSGLDPNTLFGCEIFSNQVYVNYESTESNAQFLTLQELIKPADDVIFYELPVTDKNEVIVPVLNTRIEKGYRNAMLFGVPFFITLTENELDNPGAIRMKLQKRFVHLSGGYIPFSEPVGDRVDFAENFPLLVEKYPNIKLDQYKDILQYTSNKATDKDKSYFSIKVLPVEKEQQSVGSNRTLPNFWTPFSQLNFDKATDIDDKLEGVVRDIYNYSSLVDPDEGIPMQVDDEGEIELSEAESPSKPFKLEDEEENKEVATNNENVNNTTDRDEDMELTDDIEEDASTEPESMDKPEVSNKTKDSLTTTLPAILSRNDIIVCEWGEVASNEAFSDDKIYNWENPATLPNSELEVAKLERSNAKERTITLDDCLQLFSKPEILGLTDSWYCPTCKEHRQATKQIQLWNTPDILLIHLKRFESQRSFSDKIDATVNFPITDLDLSEYVVYKDDPRGSIYDLYAVDNHYGGLGGGHYTAYVKNFADNKWYYFDDSRVTETAPENSIAGSAYLLFYIRRPKDGNVLGSSKLQEIIKKSRQGYDERIKKIYDEQMKLYEVNKTDEEEDISDDMIECNQDEQAPEYSNRSLEVGHIETQDCDNGDDNDDGERTNSGRRKLRLLKKVYKHNSGLGSSSTSDISEGGPENEVTDLNYKNDVTLESPE